The DNA segment AGTTTAACGCCCGTGGCCGGCTGGAGCCCAAGGTATATTAGGAGGGGGTTGGTGGATGCAAGCTTAGACAGTATTTTGTGGGGGAATTTGCTGCTCACAAAAAACGAAGGCTTCATCCCATACATCCTAATGACATCTATGTAATCGCCAATCCTGTCAAAATACTCGAAGAGGAGGTCGGGAGAGAGTACAGATATCGCCTCAGCCTGGGCAGCGGCCTCCACCAGAGCTTTCACATCCCCACCGAACTCTGAGAGGTACGACATCAAGATAACCGGCTTTCCAAGCCGGATACCAGCCTCCCTCGCCAAGGTAACAGCGCCTCTGAGACCACTGGCGAGACCCGAGGCTTCCCTGTGTGTAAGCCTTATAACCGGGCCGTCGTAGATCGGCCTCTTAGCTGGTATACCCAGCTCCATAAAGTCGATGCAGCCTCCTATACTAGATATTATCGAGAGGAACGTGTGGGGCGAAGGCCACCCTATAGTTAGATATGCTGACGAGCCGGGTCTAGGTAGGTCCATTGGCTCGGCAACGCTCACCCCGGCCTTTACTCTAGATAGGCAAGTCCCATTTAAACATTATGAATCGAATATCAGGCCGGAAGCTATATTAGCTCTCGCTCCATTCTACGTTGACCCCCGGTGCTCAAGATGAGCCAATGGTAATCCTCTCCTCAAACACCTCCTCGCCTCCCTCCTCCATGCATAGCCCCAACACCGCCATCCCAGGCCGCCTGAGGCGTAGAGTCGATCAGGTAAAAGCCGCCAGTGGAAACCCAGAGCTTCACCACACTGTAGTCGAAGCGTGTCCACCATCGGACAGCGGAAAGGGGGTGCTGAGCATTGAGCCGTGATGCTGGTAGACTCTACAAGGAGATCCTGGAGAAACTAGCATCCGGCGAGGACCTCAGCCTCTATGAGGCGTACAAAGTCGGGATCGGGCTTCTAACCTCGCCACCTCCCGAAGCTGTTGTGGGCGCTATACTCTTCGGGCTTAGGGTCAAAGGGGAGAGGCCGGATGAGATTGCTGGATTTGCAAGGGCGCTACGTGAAACTTGCATCCGGGTGGCTTTCGGCAAGCCCCTCCTGGATACTGCAGGGACCGGAGGAGATGGCAGCCACACTCTCAATGTCTCGACCGCCGCCTCTATAGTTGCGAGCGCGGC comes from the Aeropyrum camini SY1 = JCM 12091 genome and includes:
- the trpA gene encoding tryptophan synthase subunit alpha, giving the protein MDLPRPGSSAYLTIGWPSPHTFLSIISSIGGCIDFMELGIPAKRPIYDGPVIRLTHREASGLASGLRGAVTLAREAGIRLGKPVILMSYLSEFGGDVKALVEAAAQAEAISVLSPDLLFEYFDRIGDYIDVIRMYGMKPSFFVSSKFPHKILSKLASTNPLLIYLGLQPATGVKLPVAIYRNLRLARSIIGPRTYLLAGFSIRTPEAAESVVMAGADAVVVGSEVVRRYRSGGLDSVANLLCSIRKALVVSVG